A window from Triplophysa dalaica isolate WHDGS20190420 chromosome 3, ASM1584641v1, whole genome shotgun sequence encodes these proteins:
- the cdcp2 gene encoding CUB domain-containing protein 2 — MYLYVCLGVKCGGILSSSNDNITSPNFPGLYPYNTVCTWLIVVSEGSSVLLTFHHFELEYHIDCAYDYIKIYNGISEDEGNLLGKFCGDVSPPQFSSSWNVMSIIFHSDRHVAHKGFSVGYRKDMCGGVLTGLSGIISSPGYPLDYSNNADCSWTVHVSNQSVVSLVFLDFQLENNEGCNFDYVALFDGPTITHNHLGNYCGNEKPPNTITASNQLLVVFKSDFNIGGRGFKAYYYSGECQQVLKTISGNFTSPHYPNIYPNNINCHWTITLAAGYRIKLFFPSLELEDRNSLTDMCDYDSVAVYDGDSEIDTLLGHWCGSEQPPSLTSKGNKLLVVLNTDRNYAFKGFVASYIGGEGLNSFNKLIKLKRCGLKIYILFMEYY; from the exons atgtatttgtatgtttgtttaggTGTTAAATGTGGTGGAATCCTGTCTTCAAGCAATGACAATATAACAAGTCCTAATTTCCCAGGCCTGTACCCTTATAATACGGTATGCACCTGGCTGATAGTGGTATCAGAGGGATCATCAGTACTGTTAACTTTCCATCACTTCGAGTTGGAGTACCATATAGACTGTGCTTATGACTACATAAAGATTTACAATGGGATCTCAGAGGACGAGGGAAACCTGCTGGGGAAATTTTGTGGTGATGTGTCTCCTCCTCAATTCAGCTCCTCCTGGAACGTCATGTCCATCATCTTTCATTCAGATCGTCATGTTGCACACAAGGGCTTCTCTGTTGGCTACAGGAAAG ATATGTGTGGTGGGGTTTTGACCGGTCTCTCTGGAATAATCTCAAGTCCAGGTTATCCACTAGACTACAGTAACAATGCTGATTGCTCGTGGACGGTACACGTGTCTAATCAGAGTGTCGTCAGCCTGGTGTTCCTTGACTTCCAGTTGGAAAACAATGAGGGGTGCAATTTTGACTATGTGGCTCTTTTTGATGGCCCTACCATTACACACAATCACCTGGGAAACTACTGTGGTAATGAGAAACCTCCCAACACCATCACCGCATCAAACCAACTGCTGGTGGTCTTCAAATCTGATTTCAACATTGGGGGGAGAGGCTTTAAAGCCTACtattattcag GAGAGTGCCAGCAGGTCTTGAAAACCATTAGCGGGAACTTTACGAGCCCTCACTACCCAAACATCTACCCCAACAACATCAACTGTCATTGGACTATCACTCTAGCTGCCGGCTACAGGATCAAGCTGTTTTTCCCTTCTCTGGAGCTGGAGGATCGAAACAGTCTGACAGATATGTGCGATTATGACTCTGTGGCCGTGTATGATGGGGACAGTGAGATAGACACCTTGTTGGGTCACTGGTGTGGTAGTGAACAACCGCCATCTTTAACCTCTAAGGGAAATAAACTGTTGGTTGTTCTGAACACTGATaggaactatgcctttaagggCTTTGTGGCATCCTATATAGGAGGTGAGGGCTTGAATTCATTTAACAAACTAATCAAATTGAAAAGATGTGGACTAAAGATTTACATTCTGTTCATGGAGTATTACTAA